DNA from Microvirga ossetica:
ACCATGGCCACGCGATCTCTATTACGGGGCCTACGCCTTCGGGTTCTTCGTCCTCGGTTACCTCCCGTACCGTCTGCGGCATCATCCTCACGGCGAGGCGATTAAGCTAGGCTTTATTGTACTTGATGTCGCGCTGGTCTCAGTGGCGATCCTGCTTCCTCCTCCGGCCAGTCTCGGCAATGAATGGCCCATCCAGACCCGACTTCGCGGCCAGGAATTTCTCTATGTTCTCCTTCTCCTCGCAGAGGCCGCTCTCACCTACTCCCCAAGGAGGGTGCTCTGGACGGGCGTGTCGATCCTCGTCATCTGGTCGATCGGGGTCTTCTCGATTTACTCGCAACCGGACACGCTGCGGTTCAACGATGCGGCCGCGGAGGGAGCGCTGACGTCGGCCGCAGTCCTGGATCTCTCCTTCAAGCCTGCCTTTGTCGGCCTGACGGCATGGTATACCCAGCTTGTCTCGACCTCCCTGTTCACCCTGCTCATCACGCTTGCCGTCTGGCGCAGCCGGCGGACTCTGTTGAATCAGGTCGAGGCCGAGGTCGTGCGCGCGGATCTCTCGCGCTATGTCTCTCCGGACGTGGCCGAGGCCCTCGCCAGGCGCGGCGGGACGGCATTCGGAGAGCCGGCGACAAGGACGGTGGCGGTCCTGTTTGCGGACATCGTCGGCTTCACCAAGCTCACTGAGACCCTCTCGCCCGAGCGAACGTTCGCCTTGCTGCGCAGCTTTCAGGAGCGCAGTAGCGCCGTCGTGTTCAAGCATGGCGGCACGCTCGACAAGTACCTGGGCGACGGCTTCATGGCAACCTTCGGCTCCATCGGCCTGCAACCGGATGCGCCGGTCCGCGCGCTCGCCTGTGCCTTCGAGCTCCAGCAGGAGATCGAGCGCTGGAACCGGAAAAGATCCACTCGCGGCGCCATTCCGCTGCGCGTGTCGATTGGGATCCACTGCGGTCCTGTGACGGTCGGCAATCTCGGCGGCAGGGAGCGCGTCGAATTCACTGTCGTCGGCGACGTCGTGAACGTGGCGAGCAGGCTTGAGGAGATCACCCGGGCGGTAGGCGGCTCGATCATCGCTTCAGAGGATTGCATCCAGGCCGCGGGTGGCTCGGAGTGGCTCACGAGGTTCCAGGCATCCCGCGAGATCCAGCTCCGCGGCAGGCAGCAGGGCATCCTCGTCCACATCGCCACGTGATAGGTAATGCGTACTAGGTTACGGCTGGCCAACTTCTGTGGCCCGCCACTCCCGGCTTCCTTAATCCAGCTCTTCAAGCCAGCGTTGTGCGACCCCAAACCAACTAGCATGGAACACGCTAACTTCTCCTCTGGGCCAGAGAACGAACCCGCTCGCGCGGGAGGGCACTGCGGCTGGGGCGGTGCCATGGCTTGGGGGCGGTAACCCGCTGAACGGCACACGATGACAGGGCTGGGTCCTGTCTTGAGGATCGAGGGGTTTGGTGCCTCCACCTCACGACAGGAGCCTTCGATGTCCGAGACAGCCATCAGCCCGCTGCGCCAGCGCATGATCGATGACATGACGGTGCGCCATTTCGTCGAGAAGACCTGCACTGATTACATCCGCCAGGTCAGACGCTTCGCGGCCTTCCTCGGCCGCTCGCCGGAGACCGCCTCGCCTGAGGATGTGCGGCAGTTCCAGTTGCACCTGACCGAAAGCGGCGTGACCCCACCCAGCCGCACCGCGGCGGTCGCGGCCCTGCGCTTCTTCTTCACCGTCACCCTCGATCGGATCGATCTGGCTCGGCGTCTCACCTTGGTCCACGAGCCGCGCAAAGTACCCCTCGTCCTGAGCCCGGCGGAAGTGGCTCGCCTTCTCGAGGCGGCCCCGGGCCCCAAGTACAAGGCAGCTCTGAGCGCGGCCTATGGCGCTGGGCTGCGGGTGTCGGAAGTCGTGTCGCTCAAGGTCTGCGATATCGACTCTCAGCGCATGCTCATCCGCATCGAGCAGGGCAAGGGCCGCAAGGATCGCTATGCGATGCTCTCCCCGCAATTGCTCGAACTCTTGCGCGACTGGTGGCGGATCGCGCGGCCCCTGGTCTGGCTCTTTCCCGGCCAGAACCCGGTCAACCCGCTCACCACGCGCCAGCTCAACCGCGCCTTCCATGCGGCCGCGCAGCAGGCCGGGATCACCAAGCGCGTGAGCCCGCACACGCTCAGGCATAGCTTCGCCACGCATCTGCTGGAACAGAACATCGACATTCGCGTGATCCAGGTCCTGCTCGGGCATGCCAAACTCGAGACCACTGCGCTCTACACCCGTGTCGCCACCTCCACGATCCGCGCCGTCATGAGCCCACTCGATCGGCTTACCCTGCTGAGACCGGAGCATCAGCCGCCCGCGTAAGGCGAGGTCGTCTTGGCCCGTCCAGGGCTGGAGGTCGCGGACATCTTCCGCGACCATGGACCGGCGTGGCGCCGCGCCAATGCCGGGCATGTGAGCCTTGGCCAGCTCAAGGTGATGAGCGCAATCGAGAACTGCCGCACGGCGGCTCTCGGCGGGCACGTCGCGCGCTGCGCAGACTGCACGTACACGACCATCGCCTATAACTCCTGCCGCAATCGTCATTGCCCCAAGTGTCAGGGCGCGGCGGCCCGGGACTGGCTCGCACAGCGCGAAGCCGAAC
Protein-coding regions in this window:
- a CDS encoding adenylate/guanylate cyclase domain-containing protein — encoded protein: MSDVANRIIGFVSSALQALRSLWSHGNSQDHLQASIRQAELEGLQFAFYARLTAIIVVSVWLIWLVPWPRDLYYGAYAFGFFVLGYLPYRLRHHPHGEAIKLGFIVLDVALVSVAILLPPPASLGNEWPIQTRLRGQEFLYVLLLLAEAALTYSPRRVLWTGVSILVIWSIGVFSIYSQPDTLRFNDAAAEGALTSAAVLDLSFKPAFVGLTAWYTQLVSTSLFTLLITLAVWRSRRTLLNQVEAEVVRADLSRYVSPDVAEALARRGGTAFGEPATRTVAVLFADIVGFTKLTETLSPERTFALLRSFQERSSAVVFKHGGTLDKYLGDGFMATFGSIGLQPDAPVRALACAFELQQEIERWNRKRSTRGAIPLRVSIGIHCGPVTVGNLGGRERVEFTVVGDVVNVASRLEEITRAVGGSIIASEDCIQAAGGSEWLTRFQASREIQLRGRQQGILVHIAT
- a CDS encoding tyrosine-type recombinase/integrase — its product is MSETAISPLRQRMIDDMTVRHFVEKTCTDYIRQVRRFAAFLGRSPETASPEDVRQFQLHLTESGVTPPSRTAAVAALRFFFTVTLDRIDLARRLTLVHEPRKVPLVLSPAEVARLLEAAPGPKYKAALSAAYGAGLRVSEVVSLKVCDIDSQRMLIRIEQGKGRKDRYAMLSPQLLELLRDWWRIARPLVWLFPGQNPVNPLTTRQLNRAFHAAAQQAGITKRVSPHTLRHSFATHLLEQNIDIRVIQVLLGHAKLETTALYTRVATSTIRAVMSPLDRLTLLRPEHQPPA